Proteins from a genomic interval of Daphnia pulex isolate KAP4 chromosome 4, ASM2113471v1:
- the LOC124193123 gene encoding trehalase-like has product MSRLITVLAIIAWTFSTSTFQLPPPCPSEIYCYGPLLHAVQNAELYKDSKTFVDKKLRFNPEIVLTSFSQFMTDTENQPTKEELQAFVDSNFEAEGLEFQNWDPSDWISDPPFLSQINNSEFRNWGNRLHEGWKSLGRQIKDDVRDNPDLYSIVYVPNPFIVPGGRFRESYYWDSYWIVKGLLISQMNQTVRGMLDNFVQMVDMFGLIPNGGRIYYQQRSQPPMLIPMVDLYVRATGDVDFLRERINLIEKEFEFWLLNRTVSVQGHTLARYNVEFDGPRPESYREDFRTAGNLSGKPLEEFYVNMKSGAESGWDFSTRWFIAEDGSNVGELNDVKITNIIPVDLNSFICMNAKLLSNMFSLLGDEEKSQLYLDKFIKWKEAIQMVLWNEEEGVWLDYDMLNSRSRNYFYASNISPLWAECWDPISPQNSSVINRVLDYLDRSQATKLVGGIPTSMENSGQQWDYPNGWAPLQHLMVYGLENSADPRAKALAFDIARKWLDNNFAAYEQSVPNSMFEKYDVTSIGLPGGGGEYDVQLGFGWTNGVVIDFLNNYGDRL; this is encoded by the exons ATGTCTCGATTAATTACCGTTTTAGCAATAATTGCTTGGACCTTTTCAACTTCAACTTTTCAACTGCCACCACCCTGCCCCAG CGAAATTTATTGCTATGGACCCCTGCTGCATGCTGTCCAAAACGCGGAGTTATACAAAGATTCCAAAACTTTTGTGGATAAAAAATTGCGTTTTAATCCAGAAATAGTCTTAACTAGTTTCTCACAGTTCATGACCGACACTGAAAACCAGCCAACCAAAGAAGAATTACAGGCATTTGTTGACAGCAATTTTGAAGCTGAAGGATTGGAATTCCAGAATTGGGATCCATCGGACTGGATCAGTGATCCTCCATTTCTATctcaaattaataattcagAGTTCCGCAATTGGGGGAATCGTCTTCATGAAGGATGGAAATCTCTCGGGCGACAGATAAAAG ACGACGTTCGTGATAATCCTGATTTATACTCCATTGTATATGTTCCGAATCCATTTATTGTTCCCGGTGGAAGATTCAGAGAATCCTATTACTGGGATTCTTATTGGATCGTAAAAGGTCTTCTTATCtctcaaatgaatcaaaca GTCAGAGGAATGTTAGATAACTTCGTTCAAATGGTGGACATGTTTGGACTAATTCCGAACGGCGGACGCATATATTACCAACAAAGATCTCAACCTCCAATGTTGATCCCAATGGTTGATCTTTATGTGAGAGCAACTGGTGACGTTGATTTCCTTCGAGAACGAATTAATCTAATTgagaaagaatttgaattttggttaTTAAATCGAACAGTGTCAGTTCAAGGGCACACCCTTGCACGATACAATGTCGAATTTGACGGACCTAGGCCAGAGTCCTACAG GGAGGACTTTCGAACAGCTGGAAACTTGAGTGGAAAACCTCTAGAAGAGTTTTATGTCAACATGAAATCTGGGGCAGAATCTGGATGGGATTTCAGCACAAGATGGTTCATTGCAGAAGATGGCAGCAATGTTGGAGAACTGAACGATgtcaaaataacaaatattataCCGGTggatttaaattcttttatttgcatGAATGCAAAACTGCTGTCGAACATGTTCAGCCTTTTAGGAGACGAAGAAAAATCACAGCTTTATTTggataaatttataaaatggaAAGAGGCCATACAAATG GTTTTGTGGAATGAGGAAGAAGGTGTTTGGTTGGATTATGACATGTTAAATAGCCGATCAAGAAACTACTTTTATGCTTCTAATATTTCTCCGCTATGGGCTGAATGCTGGGATCCAATTTCCCCTCAAAACAGTTCTGTCATTAATCGCGTACTCGACTATCTTGATCGAAGCCAAGCTACAAA ACTTGTTGGTGGTATCCCGACATCGATGGAAAATTCAGGACAGCAGTGGGACTACCCAAATGGCTGGGCACCCTTGCAG CATTTAATGGTTTATGGTCTGGAAAATTCAGCTGACCCAAGGGCCAAAGCACTTGCTTTCGATATCGCTCGCAAATGGCTCGACAACAATTTCGCAGCGTACGAACAAAGCGTCCCTAATTCAATGTTTGAGAAG tatgaTGTGACGTCTATTGGCCTTCCAGGAG gagGTGGAGAATATGACGTTCAATTAGGTTTTGGATGGACCAATGGAGTTGTTATAGATTTTCTAAACAATTACGGTGATCGCCTTTGA
- the LOC124193122 gene encoding zinc finger CCCH domain-containing protein 18-like isoform X2 — protein sequence MSQSGLSAPASPDPDLSGTSSSIIEGQLYTNSRPESRSSISSNSMVDQDQAAESSRLSSNVDEIDRKSDSGEVIGLDENAQSGGLLDEHKQELMASDSSKEDEDSLEMVSDDEMEANENCKDSSSKKSPQILDPLIKDTELDFEEDNLEEEPKKPIEDRKPEKDDEDGECDGEKPQREKEASEEELEEGEELEEGEVSSEEDVGKHARMEPRPVCRFYSKGNCTWGNNCRFVHPGVLDKGNYNMFAPARPSAHNGPSAPYERPFDRPPVVPLIPPAEWANSQPRVANPRPPRHPQPAEPPRTDATGAESPWERGLRQAKEMLKKSSHRKETDIDFEEKKLNLGLGEEELDKENDYYTRPASPVLHGDVPPPFEEPDTEPYHKFLPPSAEGRWPPSRYPPPHRHPPPGYPYPYEGRRPYPPESEYREREYYHPEGYERPHYYGPKPSERDIHPSASKSQPQLPPPHEKRWSDERYVEVVPPAQRGRSDEWWDPWMRSRSPGGAGGGGAAGGGPSSSAVVGAGGNSAGAKGSRRRSYSSGSSFSTSSSTSSSSSSSYSSSSSRSSRSSASSRSTSKSKSMNVKRRQGRKAKVGDQRVKGNHKTVSSLPVAKHKTSSSAPIPLSPPHPQSSRKPTDKQRNIHERSPQVRNRSLSKMRPATKNNSSAPPTKAHGGRARASSGSSSSSEWESSPHSNDIGRPRRPSNRGRRDFAERKELRGVNPPPASSHPSTKGKAVPEPPKVEAKQIKLTLKSAAPPLKKITNRFDDDSDDEGWEKEKTVSVSASQPPAATNLNQATRKRAAESPPPSAPPSKAANTSPQKADKGGKKSAATRREELLKQLKAVEEAIAKKRSKLPV from the exons ATGAGTCAAAGCGGTTTAAGTGCTCCAGCAAGCCCGGATCCTGACTTGTCTGGAACCAGTTCAAGCATAATCGAAGGACAGTTGTATACGAATTCGCGTCCGGAAAGCCGAAGCAGCATTAGCAGCAACTCCATGGTTGATCAGGACCAAGCCGCTGAATCCAGTCGTCTGAGTTCAAACGTAGAtgaaattgatagaaaatctgaTAGTGGAGAAGTGATTGGGCTTGATGAAAATGCCCAATCAGGTGGCTTGCTGGATGAACATAAACAAGAGTTAATGGCTTCAGATTCAAGCAAAGAAGATGAGGATAGTCTTGAAATGGTATCAGATGATGAAATGGAAGCTAACGAAAACTGCAAAGATTCATCTAGTAAAAAATCTCCTCAAATTTTGGATCCATTGATTAAAGACACTGAATTAGACTTTGAAGAAGATAATCTTGAAGAAGAGCCCAAAAAGCCGATTGAAGACAGAAAGCCTGAAAAAGATGACGAAGATGGAGAATGTGATGGAGAGAAGccacagagagaaaaggaagcaAGTGAAGAAGAACTAGAGGAAGGTGAAGAGTTGGAAGAAGGTGAAGTTAGCAGCGAAGAAGATGTTGGCAAACATGCACGCATGGAACCTAGGCCTGTTTGTAGATTTTACAGTAAAGGCAATTGTACTTGGGGTAATAATTGCAG ATTTGTTCATCCTGGAGTATTAGACAAGGGAAATTACAATATGTTTGCTCCTGCACGTCCATCTGCCCATAACGGGCCTTCAGCACCCTACGAAAGACCTTTTGATCGACCACCGGTGGTTCCACTCATCCCGCCAGCAGAGTGGGCAAATTCTCAGCCAAGGGTCGCTAATCCTCGACCTCCACGACATCCACAG CCGGCCGAGCCACCTCGGACTGATGCAACCGGTGCTGAATCACCTTGGGAAAGAGGACTGAGACAAGCCAAAGAG ATGCTCAAAAAGTCCAGTCATCGTAAAGAAACTGACATTGacttcgaagaaaaaaaactaaatttaggTTTAGGTGAGGAAGAATTGGACAAAGAGAATGACTACTACACTCGACCTGCTAGTCCAGTTTTACATGGAGACGTCCCTCCTCC ATTTGAAGAGCCAGATACAGAACCATACCATAAATTTTTACCTCCATCAGCTGAAGGGCGATGGCCTCCGTCACGCTACCCGCCTCCTCACCGCCACCCCCCACCTGGTTACCCTTATCCGTACGAAGGCCGGCGACCTTACCCACCAGAATCAGAGTATAGAGAAAGGGAATACTATCATCCGGAAGGATATGAGCGTCCGCACTACTACGGTCCAAAACCAAGTGAACGAGATATCCATCCATCTGCCAGTAAATCCCAACCTCAACTTCCTCCCCCTCACGAAAAAAGATGGTCTGATGAGAG ATACGTGGAAGTTGTGCCTCCAGCTCAGCGTGGACGTAGTGATGAATGGTGGGATCCGTGGATGAGATCAAGATCTCCTGGTGGTGCTGGAGGCGGaggtgctgctggtggtggtccATCTTCAAGTGCAGTCGTTGGCGCCGGAGGAAATTCGGCTGGAGCTAAAGGTTCTAGACGACGTAGCTATTCGTCTGGGTCATCTTTTTCAACATCGTCGTCGACATCGAGCTCAAGTTCGAGTTCATACTCGAGCTCAAGCAGTCGTTCCAGTCGTTCCAGTGCTAGCTCACGTTCCACTTCAAAATCTAAATCAATGAATGTAAAACGACGGCAAGGACGGAAGGCAAAAGTCGGAGACCAGCGGGTTAAAGGGAACCATAAGACCGTCTCTTCACTTCCTGTTGCCAAACATAAAACATCTTCATCCGCTCCCATCCCGTTATCGCCCCCGCACCCCCAATCCTCACGGAAGCCCACAGATAAGCAGCGGAACATCCATGAGAGGTCACCTCAAGTTCGAAATAG ATCTCTTTCCAAGATGCGCCCTGCGACTAAGAACAATAGCTCTGCCCCTCCCACGAAAGCCCATGGAGGACGAGCTCGTGCCTCCTCCGGTTCGTCCAGTTCTAGTGAATGGGAGTCATCTCCACATTCAAATGACATCGGACGACCCCGTCGACCATCGAACCGTGGCCGACGAGACTTTGCCGAACGTAAAGAGCTACGAGGTGTAAACCCTCCACCAGCGTCATCTCATCCATCAACTAAAGGAAAAGCTGTGCCGGAACCTCCAAAG GTGGAAGCGAAACAGATAAAGTTAACACTGAAATCAGCCGCGCCACCGTTAAAGAAGATTACAAATAGGTTCGATGATGATTCAGATGATGAAG gttgggaaaaagaaaaaactgtcTCTGTTAGTGCGTCTCAACCTCCTGCGGCAACTAATTTAAATCAGGCCACAAGGAAACGAGCAGCAGAATCGCCTCCCCCTTCTGCACCGCCATCAAAG GCTGCCAACACATCACCGCAAAAGGCGGACAAAGGAGGGAAGAAATCAGCTGCTACGCGCCGTGAAGAATTACTGAAGCAGTTAAAAGCAGTCGAGGAGGCCATTGCCAAGAAACGTTCAAAGTTGCCAGTCTAA
- the LOC124193120 gene encoding nitric oxide synthase, salivary gland-like, with protein MWLEDRRGVELRNHTTGEVSVDKLFHENICEGPCSGEEVCVGSRMVPRQIPANYKRPKDKILQQAKEFLDGYFRASKKFASEEHIVRLLQVHKDIESNGKYDLTYDELVHGCGMAWRNAPRCVARVQWQSLKVFDARHVQTAQEMFDSLVEHIKYATNQGRLRSVITVFPARTDGQLDFRIWNSQLISYAGYRNPDGTIQGDPSNVQFTELCLSLGWDSQERTQFDVLPLVLQAKGLAPQVFLLPDDIVLQVPLVHPSLPWFGELGLRWYALPAVANMLFDCGGIQFPAAPFNGWYMGTEVGSRDLCDPQRYNISEMIARKMELDTSTHATLWKDTVLLEVNKAVLYSYQKCGVTTWDHHTASESFIQFYANEMKTRGGCPADWIWLVPPMSSSSSPLFHQEMAFYFLRPSFEYQMAAWSNFQTKSLVKSRGQGNPKKKMMAVIIAVRLCSYLFSSRWSKRPKVVVLFASQSGRAENFATKAFVKFKSLFQANLYSMADFDAKKLQDQQAIIIVASTFGDGEAPINGEEFKKNLIKMSKENFKFRHINNELPCFAVLGLGSTSYHQYCAFGKFVDVTFKELGGTRLLPLACADELNNQEKTVQTWLSDITTALCKQFLIEGINYNNFINEESSADQPSVHFSARFITSSQEEKEDVLHVLSSVHQKEVSLVRISGKTLIGDPARPNRDGHATILLQLNTLNPETLKYKPGDHLAVFPRNNRDMMQRFVLRLRNCPASKSPTIQLQIQGPNGNRENWKRIPPCSFDNLLARFIDLTSPPSQTTLRLMASSAIDQKDKMRLEILAEDLAAYQKWVSSVNPNIVDVLEDFLSVDVDAAALISTLPMIQPRFYSISSSAAFAPTEIHLTASLVRYRTEGGKGRLFHGLCTSYLEQTNRGDFIICYFKSNPSFHLPPYPLKPIICIAAGSGIAPLRGFWQQRHFEKGAFHHTFISKLWGNFSKRPVQHQSSNQYGAIYMYYGCREKASQPFRNELDTMMQHKVITKTFVAFSRETAKPKEYVQDLLWKDGARVSTQILNEGAYVYICGKTAMATQVEETIIRIIRQYGEMNHDEAEMVFRNLKAGGRYKTDIFGSK; from the exons ATGTGGTTGGAAGATCGACGCGGCGTTGAACTACGCAATCACACAACAGGCGAAGTTTCCGTTGACAAGCTGtttcatgaaaatatttgt GAAGGACCTTGTTCGGGAGAAGAAGTGTGCGTCGGCAGTCGAATGGTCCCCAGACAAATTCCCGCCAATTATAAACGaccaaaagacaaaattttgcAACAGGCCAAGGAGTTTCTCGATGGATACTTCCGTGCTTCAAAAAA ATTTGCTTCAGAGGAACATATAGTGCGGTTGCTTCAAGTTCACAAGGACATTGAGAGTAATGGTAAGTATGATTTGACTTACGATGAGTTAGTACACGGATGTGGCATGGCTTGGCGCAATGCCCCACGATGCGTCGCAAGAGTTCAGTGGCAATCCCTCaag GTCTTCGATGCTCGGCATGTTCAAACAGCCCAAGAAATGTTCGATAGCCTTGTCGAGCACATCAAGTACGCAACAAATCAAGGGCGTCTTCGTTCAGTCATAACCGTCTTTCCAGCCCGCACTGACGGCCAGCTCGACTTTCGTATTTGGAACAGCCAATTGATTAGTTACGCTGGCTATCGGAACCCGGATGGAACAATACAAGGAGACCCTTCCAACGTTCAGTTTACTGAG CTGTGTCTCTCATTGGGATGGGATAGCCAAGAGAGAACTCAATTCGATGTTCTCCCCCTTGTCCTTCAAGCTAAGGGTCTTGCGCCCCAAGTTTTCTTACTTCCGGATGACATTGTACTTCAAGTTCCTCTCGTGCATCCATC GTTGCCTTGGTTCGGAGAATTAGGATTGCGTTGGTACGCCCTACCTGCGGTAGCCAATATGCTCTTTGACTGTGGGGGTATCCAGTTTCCAGCTGCTCCCTTTAATGGATGGTATATGGGCACAGAGGTAGGCTCTAGAGATCTGTGCGATCCTCAACGCTATAACATATCAGAA ATGATAGCCAGAAAAATGGAATTAGACACGAGCACTCACGCCACACTTTGGAAAGACACAGTTTTGTTAGAGGTGAACAAAGCGGTGCTGTACAGCTATCAAAAGTGTGGGGTGACTACCTGGGACCATCATACGGCCTCTGAATCTTTCATCCAGTTTTAcgcaaatgaaatgaagacGCGCGGAGGATGCCCAGCCGATTGGATTTGGCTTGTTCCGCcaatgtcttcttcttcttcgccactTTTTCATCAAGAAATGGCCTTTTACTTTCTCAGGCCGTCTTTCGAATACCAA ATGGCAGCCTGGTCAAATTTCCAGACGAAATCATTAGTCAAAAGTAGAGGACAAGGTaacccgaagaagaaaatgatggcagTAATTATAGCGGTTCGACTGTGCAGTTATTTGTTCTCCTCTCGTTGGTCGAAGCGACCCAAAGTGGTCGTCCTATTTGCTTCACAATCCGGAAGAGCTGAAAACTTTGCGACGAAAGCATTCGTCAAgttcaaatctctttttcaggccaat CTTTACTCTATGGCTGATTTTGATGCCAAAAAATTGCAAGACCAACAAGCAATTATTATAGTAGCATCGACGTTTGGAGACGGAGAGGCTCCCATCAACGGagaagaattcaaaaaaaatctcatcaaaaTGAGCAaggaaaactttaaatttcgACATATCAACAATGAACTCCCATG TTTTGCCGTTCTGGGTCTGGGGTCGACATCATATCACCAATATTGCGCGTTCGGGAAATTTGTCGACGTAACGTTTAAAGAACTGGGGGGAACCCGTCTGTTGCCGCTCGCCTGTGCCGACGAACTtaacaatcaagaaaaaactGTTCAGACTTGGTTGTCAGACATAACTACTGCGCTGTGTAAACAATTTCTCATCGAAGGAATAAActacaacaattttattaatgaggAATCATCTGCTGATCAGCCAAGCGTCCATTTTTCAGCGCGTTTCATCACATCATcccaagaggaaaaagaagacgtCTTGCATG TTCTTTCGTCTGTCCACCAGAAAGAGGTGTCACTTGTTAGGATATCAGGAAAAACTTTAATCGGTGATCCTGCCAGGCCAAA CCGAGACGGTCATGCAACAATCCTCCTTCAGTTAAACACATTAAACCCGGAAACACTCAAGTACAAACCCGGAGATCACTTGGCCGTCTTTCCTCGGAATAATCGAGATATGATGCAACGCTTTGTACTTCGTCTAAGAAACTGTCCCGCGTCCAAATCACCAACGattcaacttcaaattcaGGGACCCAATGGAAACAGGGAAAATTGGAAGAGAATTCCGCCGTGTTCGTTCGACAATTTACTGGCTCGATTCATAGATTTGACCAGCCCACCTTCACAGACTACTCTTCGACTTATGGCTTCGTCAGCAATCgatcaaaaagacaaaatgcgACTTGAAATTTTAGCCGAG GATTTGGCAGCTTATCAAAAATGGGTATCATCCGTTAATCCTAATATTGTGGACGTCTTGGAAGACTTTCTTTCCGTCGATGTCGATGCGGCGGCTTTAATCAGCACGCTACCAATGATTCAACCTCGTTTCTACAGTATTTCCTCTTCCGCTGCCTTTGCACCGACTGAAATCCA tctAACAGCAAGTTTAGTTCGTTACCGGACTGAAGGTGGCAAAGGCCGTCTTTTCCACGGACTCTGCACTTCTTACTTGGAACAAACCAATCGGGGAGATTTTATCATTTGCTACTTCAAGTCCAATCCAAGCTTTCATTTACCACCCTATCCGTTAAAGCCCATCATTTGTATCGCTGCTGGAAGTGGTATCGCACCTTTAAG aggTTTCTGGCAACAAAGACATTTTGAAAAGGGCGCATTTCATCACACTTTTATCTCCAAACTATGGGGGAATTTTTCGAAACGACCTGTCCAGCACCAAt CGTCCAATCAGTATGGTGCAATCTACATGTACTACGGATGCAGAGAAAAAGCTTCACAGCCGTTTCGTAATGAACTGGATACGATGATGCAACATAAGGTCATCACCAAAACCTTTGTGGCATTTTCTAGAGAAACCGCAAAGCCGAAA GAATATGTTCAAGATTTGCTTTGGAAGGACGGTGCTCGGGTGTCTACGCAAATTTTAAACGAGGGAGCTTACGTGTACATTTGTGGGAAGACAGCGATGGCCACCCAAGTGGAAGAGACTATAATCCGGATTATTCGTCAATACGGCGAAATGAATCACGACGAAGCGGAAATGGTCTTCAGAAATCTTAAA GCGGGGGGTCGTTACAAGACTGATATATTTggatcaaaatag
- the LOC124193122 gene encoding zinc finger CCCH domain-containing protein 18-like isoform X1, with translation MSQSGLSAPASPDPDLSGTSSSIIEGQLYTNSRPESRSSISSNSMVDQDQAAESSRLSSNVDEIDRKSDSGEVIGLDENAQSGGLLDEHKQELMASDSSKEDEDSLEMVSDDEMEANENCKDSSSKKSPQILDPLIKDTELDFEEDNLEEEPKKPIEDRKPEKDDEDGECDGEKPQREKEASEEELEEGEELEEGEVSSEEDVGKHARMEPRPVCRFYSKGNCTWGNNCRFVHPGVLDKGNYNMFAPARPSAHNGPSAPYERPFDRPPVVPLIPPAEWANSQPRVANPRPPRHPQPAEPPRTDATGAESPWERGLRQAKEMLKKSSHRKETDIDFEEKKLNLGLGEEELDKENDYYTRPASPVLHGDVPPPFEEPDTEPYHKFLPPSAEGRWPPSRYPPPHRHPPPGYPYPYEGRRPYPPESEYREREYYHPEGYERPHYYGPKPSERDIHPSASKSQPQLPPPHEKRWSDERYVEVVPPAQRGRSDEWWDPWMRSRSPGGAGGGGAAGGGPSSSAVVGAGGNSAGAKGSRRRSYSSGSSFSTSSSTSSSSSSSYSSSSSRSSRSSASSRSTSKSKSMNVKRRQGRKAKVGDQRVKGNHKTVSSLPVAKHKTSSSAPIPLSPPHPQSSRKPTDKQRNIHERSPQVRNRDWSSSSSRSRSRSLSKMRPATKNNSSAPPTKAHGGRARASSGSSSSSEWESSPHSNDIGRPRRPSNRGRRDFAERKELRGVNPPPASSHPSTKGKAVPEPPKVEAKQIKLTLKSAAPPLKKITNRFDDDSDDEGWEKEKTVSVSASQPPAATNLNQATRKRAAESPPPSAPPSKAANTSPQKADKGGKKSAATRREELLKQLKAVEEAIAKKRSKLPV, from the exons ATGAGTCAAAGCGGTTTAAGTGCTCCAGCAAGCCCGGATCCTGACTTGTCTGGAACCAGTTCAAGCATAATCGAAGGACAGTTGTATACGAATTCGCGTCCGGAAAGCCGAAGCAGCATTAGCAGCAACTCCATGGTTGATCAGGACCAAGCCGCTGAATCCAGTCGTCTGAGTTCAAACGTAGAtgaaattgatagaaaatctgaTAGTGGAGAAGTGATTGGGCTTGATGAAAATGCCCAATCAGGTGGCTTGCTGGATGAACATAAACAAGAGTTAATGGCTTCAGATTCAAGCAAAGAAGATGAGGATAGTCTTGAAATGGTATCAGATGATGAAATGGAAGCTAACGAAAACTGCAAAGATTCATCTAGTAAAAAATCTCCTCAAATTTTGGATCCATTGATTAAAGACACTGAATTAGACTTTGAAGAAGATAATCTTGAAGAAGAGCCCAAAAAGCCGATTGAAGACAGAAAGCCTGAAAAAGATGACGAAGATGGAGAATGTGATGGAGAGAAGccacagagagaaaaggaagcaAGTGAAGAAGAACTAGAGGAAGGTGAAGAGTTGGAAGAAGGTGAAGTTAGCAGCGAAGAAGATGTTGGCAAACATGCACGCATGGAACCTAGGCCTGTTTGTAGATTTTACAGTAAAGGCAATTGTACTTGGGGTAATAATTGCAG ATTTGTTCATCCTGGAGTATTAGACAAGGGAAATTACAATATGTTTGCTCCTGCACGTCCATCTGCCCATAACGGGCCTTCAGCACCCTACGAAAGACCTTTTGATCGACCACCGGTGGTTCCACTCATCCCGCCAGCAGAGTGGGCAAATTCTCAGCCAAGGGTCGCTAATCCTCGACCTCCACGACATCCACAG CCGGCCGAGCCACCTCGGACTGATGCAACCGGTGCTGAATCACCTTGGGAAAGAGGACTGAGACAAGCCAAAGAG ATGCTCAAAAAGTCCAGTCATCGTAAAGAAACTGACATTGacttcgaagaaaaaaaactaaatttaggTTTAGGTGAGGAAGAATTGGACAAAGAGAATGACTACTACACTCGACCTGCTAGTCCAGTTTTACATGGAGACGTCCCTCCTCC ATTTGAAGAGCCAGATACAGAACCATACCATAAATTTTTACCTCCATCAGCTGAAGGGCGATGGCCTCCGTCACGCTACCCGCCTCCTCACCGCCACCCCCCACCTGGTTACCCTTATCCGTACGAAGGCCGGCGACCTTACCCACCAGAATCAGAGTATAGAGAAAGGGAATACTATCATCCGGAAGGATATGAGCGTCCGCACTACTACGGTCCAAAACCAAGTGAACGAGATATCCATCCATCTGCCAGTAAATCCCAACCTCAACTTCCTCCCCCTCACGAAAAAAGATGGTCTGATGAGAG ATACGTGGAAGTTGTGCCTCCAGCTCAGCGTGGACGTAGTGATGAATGGTGGGATCCGTGGATGAGATCAAGATCTCCTGGTGGTGCTGGAGGCGGaggtgctgctggtggtggtccATCTTCAAGTGCAGTCGTTGGCGCCGGAGGAAATTCGGCTGGAGCTAAAGGTTCTAGACGACGTAGCTATTCGTCTGGGTCATCTTTTTCAACATCGTCGTCGACATCGAGCTCAAGTTCGAGTTCATACTCGAGCTCAAGCAGTCGTTCCAGTCGTTCCAGTGCTAGCTCACGTTCCACTTCAAAATCTAAATCAATGAATGTAAAACGACGGCAAGGACGGAAGGCAAAAGTCGGAGACCAGCGGGTTAAAGGGAACCATAAGACCGTCTCTTCACTTCCTGTTGCCAAACATAAAACATCTTCATCCGCTCCCATCCCGTTATCGCCCCCGCACCCCCAATCCTCACGGAAGCCCACAGATAAGCAGCGGAACATCCATGAGAGGTCACCTCAAGTTCGAAATAG GGACTGGTCAAGTTCTTCGTCCCGTTCACGTTCCAGATCTCTTTCCAAGATGCGCCCTGCGACTAAGAACAATAGCTCTGCCCCTCCCACGAAAGCCCATGGAGGACGAGCTCGTGCCTCCTCCGGTTCGTCCAGTTCTAGTGAATGGGAGTCATCTCCACATTCAAATGACATCGGACGACCCCGTCGACCATCGAACCGTGGCCGACGAGACTTTGCCGAACGTAAAGAGCTACGAGGTGTAAACCCTCCACCAGCGTCATCTCATCCATCAACTAAAGGAAAAGCTGTGCCGGAACCTCCAAAG GTGGAAGCGAAACAGATAAAGTTAACACTGAAATCAGCCGCGCCACCGTTAAAGAAGATTACAAATAGGTTCGATGATGATTCAGATGATGAAG gttgggaaaaagaaaaaactgtcTCTGTTAGTGCGTCTCAACCTCCTGCGGCAACTAATTTAAATCAGGCCACAAGGAAACGAGCAGCAGAATCGCCTCCCCCTTCTGCACCGCCATCAAAG GCTGCCAACACATCACCGCAAAAGGCGGACAAAGGAGGGAAGAAATCAGCTGCTACGCGCCGTGAAGAATTACTGAAGCAGTTAAAAGCAGTCGAGGAGGCCATTGCCAAGAAACGTTCAAAGTTGCCAGTCTAA